One Oncorhynchus kisutch isolate 150728-3 linkage group LG13, Okis_V2, whole genome shotgun sequence DNA window includes the following coding sequences:
- the nphs2 gene encoding podocin has product MLLLITEIPRGMEKRPESASPRRTPRAGRVAKREHSRSPTSRGRHHKGTKTVRLPEEHEKREGPKRDTQEAETNGEVDKEIDRPVKSTSTVVDVDNVREKERGEENEEFMVLLESEWQEEGVKPRSLGVCEWLLMVLALTLVILFFPISIWFCVKVVREHERAVIFRLGHLLRGRPRGPGLLFYLPLLDVFQKVDIRLKMLKVPAHTVVTKDLVSTELSAVCYYRIENVALCSTALSGVSAVLQALVQVADRDVLAHHDFTHILLDRKRIAQEIQVAIDSVACQWGIKVERAEIEDLSLPIELQQSLAAEAEAKRQAQIKVIAAEGERAACEALKASLDSLSGSPAAIHLRLLQLLHTLRTERPALVLTLPSDLLTLPRDPSPLTLPAPAPNVAPASPIPKGGETKEERKTDSPMM; this is encoded by the exons ATGCTTCTTCTCATCACAGAGATTCCAAGAGGGATGGAGAAACGTCCGGAGTCAGCTTCCCCTCGCCGCACTCCGCGAGCAGGGAGGGTGGCTAAGAGAGAACATTCTAGGTCTCCGACTTCCAGGGGCCGCCATCACAAGGGCACCAAGACAGTGAGGCTCCCTGAGGAacatgagaagagagaggggccAAAAAGGGATACCCAGGAGGCAGAGACCAACGGAGAGGTGGATAAAGAGATAGACAGGCCAGTCAAGTCCACGTCTACTGTTGTGGATGTGGAtaatgtgagagagaaagagaggggagaggagaatgaggagttCATGGTGCTACTAGAGAGTGAATGGCAGGAGGAAG GCGTGAAGCCGAGGAGTCTTGGAGTGTGTGAGTGGCTACTCATGGTGTTGGCTCTAACCCTGGTCATTCTGTTCTTTCCCATCTCCATCTGGTTCTGTGTGAAG GTTGTGAGGGAGCATGAAAGAGCTGTGATCTTCAGACTGGGTCACCTACTGCGAGGGAGACCCAGGGGACCAG GTCTACTTTTCTACCTCCCACTACTCGATGTTTTCCAGAAAGTGGACATCCGTCTAAAAATGCTCAAGGTCCCAGCTCACACG GTGGTGACCAAGGATCTGGTGAGCACGGAGCTGAGCGCGGTGTGTTACTACCGTATAGAGAATGTGGCTCTGTGCAGCACGGCCCTGTCGGGTGTGAGTGCAGTGCTGCAGGCCCTGGTACAGGTGGCAGACAGAGACGTTCTTGCCCACCACGACTTCACCCACATCCTGCTGGACAGGAAGAGGATCGCCCAGGAGATCCAG GTGGCTATCGATTCTGTAGCTTGTCAGTGGGGGATCAAGGTGGAGAGAGCAGAAAT AGAGGATCTTTCTCTCCCCATTGAGCTGCAGCAAAGCCTAGCGGCAGAGGCTGAGGCTAAGAGACAAGCCCAAATCAAG gTGAttgcagcagagggagagagggcagccTGCGAGGCTCTGAAGGCATCTCTGGACTCCCTCTCTGGTTCCCCGGCCGCCATCCACCTCCGTCTCCTCCAGCTGCTACACACCCTCCGCACCGAACGCCCAGCACTGGTCCTCACCCTCCCCTCAGACCTCCTCACCCTGCCCCGTGACCCCTCACCCTTAACCTTACCCGCCCCAGCTCCAAACGTGGCTCCAGCTAGTCCCATCCCAAAAGGGGGAGAAACCAAAGAGGAGCGGAAGACAGACTCGCCGATGATGTag